The nucleotide window GCTGCGGGGCGCGCTTCGGCAAACCCTGCTGCTCCGGCGGCAGCGCCGCGCGGCCCTCAAGGCAGGCGTCGGCCAGCTTCGCGAGAACCACCTCGATCGAGCGGATGCTGTCGTCGTTGCCCGGGATCGGCAGGTCGACGGGGTCCGGGTCCGAGTCGGTGTCGATCAGCGCGATGGTGGTGACCCCCATGCGCTTCGCTTCCTTCACCGCGATGTGTTCCTTGTTGGGGCCGACGATGACCAGCGCGTCGGGCGGCTTGATCATGTCGCGGATGCCCATCAGGTTGCGGCGGATCTTGAGCAGCTCGCGGCTCAAGGTCGAGATCATCTTCTTGGAGTGCGTCAGGATGTCGGCCGTGTCCGGCGCGAGCGCGGGGTCGAGCTTGCCCGCTTCCGTCATCATGGAGGCGATGTGCGAGTTCAGGTCGACGCGGTTCGGGTTCTCCCCTTGCGGGAGCCACATCGCTTCGAGTTCCTGGAGCCGCTTGAGGCGGTTGCGGATGGTCCGGTAGTTCGTGAGGGTGCCGCCCAGCCAGCGCTCGCTGACGAAAGGCATGCCGCAGCGCTGCGCCTCCCGCTCAACGATCTCCTTCGCCTGCCGCTTGGTGCCGACGAACATCACCAGCCCGCCCTTGCCTACCACCTGAGAGAGGTAGCGGTAGGCGCGGAGCAGCCCGCGCACGGTTTCGCGCAGGTCGATGATGTGAATCAGGTTGCGCTTGCCATAGATGTAGGGGCGCATCTTCGGGTTCCACCGGCTGGCCCGGTGACCGTAATGGACGCCCGCTTCGAGCAGCACTTTCACGTCTACGAGAGCCACGGGAACTCCTTCGAGGACTTCGCACCGATCACGCGAGTGTTCAGCATGACGAGCACATCCCCCAAGCCGAGGAAAGATTCGCCCCCAACACGGTTTCTGGGGCGGTACGCTTCGGGTCGGGCGCGTGGCGGTAGCCCACGTGGAACAACCCGGAAGCTCGTAGTATAACTGGCACAGAAATATCGTCCAATCCACTTCCGCGCTTTCCCGGGACCGATGTCCGAACCACCCCAGCGACCGCGGCTCATTCCCGTCCTTGACGTGATGAACGGTGTGGTCGTGCGCGCCGTCGGCGGGGACCG belongs to Gemmata obscuriglobus and includes:
- the rpsB gene encoding 30S ribosomal protein S2 yields the protein MALVDVKVLLEAGVHYGHRASRWNPKMRPYIYGKRNLIHIIDLRETVRGLLRAYRYLSQVVGKGGLVMFVGTKRQAKEIVEREAQRCGMPFVSERWLGGTLTNYRTIRNRLKRLQELEAMWLPQGENPNRVDLNSHIASMMTEAGKLDPALAPDTADILTHSKKMISTLSRELLKIRRNLMGIRDMIKPPDALVIVGPNKEHIAVKEAKRMGVTTIALIDTDSDPDPVDLPIPGNDDSIRSIEVVLAKLADACLEGRAALPPEQQGLPKRAPQPPRQQPQQPPTDTNPAPAGAV